The window GCAGGCGGAGACCTAATTGATTACGCAAAAATCCAGCCGCTTTCGACAAGGCCTCAATGGTACTTTTTACCGCTACCGGATCATCCGCTAAAGTAGTAAAAAACACTTTTGCATGTGCGTAATCAGGTGTCAGATGCACCTCTGTCAAAGTGATCATGCCGACACGCGGGTCTTTTAATTCTGACCAGATGATTTCTGCCAGATCGCGCTGTATCTGATCTGCGACACGCAGACCACGTCCGGGAATATTTTTGCTATGTTTTGCCATAAAACCTAATTAGTAAGGGTGGGCAAGCTATTCACGTTTTGCCATATCGGCTGTTCGCAAACATCAGTGCCCACCCTCTTATTTTTAAAACTATTAAAAACGCTTACAACACATTTGTAATTACAAAGTACGGGCAATTTCCTGAATTTCAAAAATTTCCAACTGATCGCCAACTTCGATCTCGTTGTAATTCTTCAGAGACAGTCCACACTCCATACCTGCACGAACTTCTTTTGCATCATCTTTGTAGCGCTTCAGAGAATCAAGTTCGCCAGTCCAAGTAACAACATTGTTGCGCAGCAAACGTACAGAAGAAGTGCGTTTGATCACACCATCGATGACCAGACAACCAGCAATCGCGCCGACTTTGCTTACCAGGAAGACTTGTTTGACCTCGACCATACCAATAATGGTCTCACGCTTCTCCGGAGCCAACATGCCGGACAACGCTGCTTTAACTTCATCAACAGCATCATAAATGATGTTGTAGTAGCGAATATCAACACCGTTAGATTCGGCCAACTTGCGGGCAGAAGCATCAGCACGCGTATTAAAGCCAATAATAACGGCCTTGGAAGCTACCGCCAAATTGACGTCAGACTCTGAAATTCCACCGACTGCTGCATGTACAACTTGCACACGAACTTCGTTGGTAGACAGTTTCTGCAATGATTGAACCAAAGCCTCTTGCGAACCTTGTACATCGGTCTTGACGATAATAGGCAGATTTTTGACTTCTCCCTCGCCCATGTTTTCGAACATATTTTCGAGCTTGGCCGCTTGCTGTTTGGCCAGCTTAACGTCACGGAACTTGCCTTGACGGAACAGAGCAATTTCACGTGCTTTGCGCTCATCAGTCATGACCATGACTTCTTCACCAGCGACAGGCACTTCGGTCAAACCTTGAATTTCTACTGGAATCGAAGGGCCAGCCTCAGAAATGTTTTTACCATTTTCATCCAACATGGCACGTACGCGACCATAAGAAGAACCCGCCAGCACAACGTCACCACGCTTCAAAGTACCGGACTGAACCAAGATCGTTGCAACAGTACCGCGACCTTTATC of the Undibacterium sp. 5I1 genome contains:
- the rbfA gene encoding 30S ribosome-binding factor RbfA, with product MAKHSKNIPGRGLRVADQIQRDLAEIIWSELKDPRVGMITLTEVHLTPDYAHAKVFFTTLADDPVAVKSTIEALSKAAGFLRNQLGLRLHIHTLPQLHFLHDTSTIRGIAMSKLIDEANATRSKDDGEA